A genomic window from Flavobacterium johnsoniae includes:
- a CDS encoding 3-oxoacyl-ACP synthase, translated as MFNQKTHIQSYITIQNNEIVLNGTSVFKIEPTDFADFSKQAYRNFEMQYPKFFKMDALSKLAFLGSELLLSPITSEEKENNIALVLANKSSSLDTDVKYQESISDKENYFPSPAVFVYTLPNICLGEISIRHQLKSENSFFIFETFNAEFMSNYSNILLNTNKADTVLCGWVEFFNDNYKAFLCTISTAENTEYKNETINTLYNK; from the coding sequence ATGTTTAATCAAAAAACCCACATACAATCCTACATCACCATCCAAAACAACGAAATTGTTTTGAACGGTACTTCTGTATTCAAAATCGAACCAACCGATTTTGCAGATTTCTCTAAACAAGCGTATCGTAATTTTGAAATGCAATATCCAAAGTTTTTCAAAATGGATGCTTTGAGCAAACTGGCTTTTTTAGGATCTGAATTGCTTTTGAGTCCGATAACTTCAGAAGAAAAAGAAAACAATATCGCTTTAGTTTTGGCTAATAAATCGTCCAGTTTAGATACCGATGTAAAATATCAGGAATCTATTTCAGACAAAGAAAACTATTTTCCGAGTCCAGCTGTTTTTGTTTATACGCTGCCAAATATCTGTTTGGGCGAAATAAGTATCCGTCATCAGCTGAAAAGTGAAAATTCTTTCTTTATATTTGAAACCTTTAACGCAGAATTTATGTCCAATTATTCCAATATTCTTCTGAATACGAATAAGGCAGATACGGTTTTGTGCGGCTGGGTAGAATTTTTCAATGACAATTATAAAGCTTTTCTTTGTACGATTAGTACAGCAGAAAACACAGAATATAAAAACGAAACTATCAATACATTATACAATAAATAA
- a CDS encoding beta-ketoacyl synthase N-terminal-like domain-containing protein, with amino-acid sequence MLREIYITETNCITPLGFDVESNIEAILRGDSGIQLHSDISLMPNSFYASIISDEKINSAFSKISTETQYSRLEKMMILALEPIIKNSGIELNSKTAFILSTTKGNITALQNDSEESFNNAHLDVLAKNISDFFGFKIQPIVVSNACVSGILAVSIAKRMIQSELYDNVFVVAGDEVSEFVLSGFNAFQAMSELPCKPYSKNRTGVSLGEATAAVLVSAEAQNAKIKVIGDSSINDANHISGPSRTGEGLFRSIRNALKEAQIEANKLDYISAHGTATPFNDEMEAIALNRLGLQNVPVNSLKGFYGHTLGASGLLETVIAIESANRNMLFESKGFDEIGVSEAVNVIEKNEEATIEYFLKTASGFGGCNTAVVFEKVKSFR; translated from the coding sequence ATGTTAAGAGAAATATACATCACCGAAACAAATTGTATCACGCCTTTAGGTTTTGATGTTGAATCGAACATCGAAGCGATTTTGCGTGGCGATTCGGGAATTCAACTTCATAGTGATATTTCTTTGATGCCGAATTCATTTTATGCTTCGATTATTTCAGATGAAAAAATAAATAGCGCTTTTTCAAAAATTAGTACTGAAACCCAATATTCGCGTCTAGAGAAAATGATGATTTTGGCTTTAGAGCCGATTATCAAAAATTCTGGAATTGAATTAAATTCAAAAACGGCATTTATACTTTCTACCACAAAAGGAAATATTACGGCTTTACAAAATGATTCTGAAGAAAGTTTCAATAATGCACATTTAGATGTTTTAGCAAAAAACATTTCAGATTTCTTCGGATTCAAAATACAGCCAATTGTGGTTTCAAATGCTTGCGTTTCGGGAATTTTGGCCGTTTCAATTGCCAAAAGAATGATTCAATCTGAACTTTATGACAATGTTTTTGTAGTCGCTGGCGATGAAGTTTCAGAATTTGTTTTATCTGGTTTTAATGCTTTTCAAGCCATGAGTGAATTGCCTTGTAAACCGTATTCTAAAAACAGAACAGGAGTAAGTTTAGGCGAAGCGACAGCAGCAGTTTTAGTTTCGGCGGAAGCCCAAAACGCAAAAATAAAAGTAATTGGCGACAGTTCGATAAACGATGCGAATCATATTTCGGGTCCGTCTAGAACTGGTGAAGGTTTGTTTAGAAGTATTCGGAATGCTTTGAAAGAAGCTCAAATCGAAGCCAACAAATTAGATTATATTTCAGCACACGGAACAGCAACTCCATTCAACGACGAAATGGAAGCAATTGCCTTAAATCGTTTAGGTTTGCAAAATGTTCCTGTAAATAGTTTAAAAGGTTTTTACGGTCATACATTAGGCGCTTCAGGATTATTGGAAACGGTAATTGCGATTGAATCTGCGAATAGAAATATGCTTTTTGAATCGAAAGGATTTGATGAAATTGGTGTTAGTGAAGCAGTAAATGTTATTGAGAAAAATGAAGAGGCAACTATTGAGTATTTTTTGAAAACAGCTTCTGGTTTTGGAGGTTGTAATACGGCAGTGGTTTTTGAGAAAGTGAAATCATTCAGATAA